From the Acidovorax sp. NCPPB 3576 genome, the window CACGCCGGTCACCAGCCCCCAGGCGCCCACCCCCACGCAGGTGCCGAACATGTCCAGCACGCCCTGGCGGTACGAGGGATGCCGCACGAGGGTGCCGAGGGGTTGTGCGCTCATTCCCGCGCCTTGGCCAGCGCGCCGCCCCCCAGCACCATGCCGGGTGCGAGCGCGAAGCCGCGCAGGAAATCGGCCACCGGCAGGCGCTTGCCGCCCGCGCGCTGCAGCGTGGTCAGGCGCAGCGTGCCGTGGCCGCAGGCCACCGTCACGCCGGCGTCGTTCACGGACAGAATCTGGCCGCAAGGCATGGAATCCGCCGGCATCGTGCTATCGATTTCATAGCTCCACACCTTGATTGCCTCGCCGTCCAGCGTGGTCGATGCGCCGGGAAACGGGTCGAAGGCGCGGATGCGCCGGCCGATCGCCTCGGCGGGCAGGGCCCAGTCGATGGCGCTCTCGGCCTTCTCGATCTTGTGCGCATAGGTCACGCCCTCAGCGGGCTGCGGCGTGGCGGCCAGGCCCCCGCGGGCGGCCAGTTCCAGCGCCTCGACGATCATGCGGCCGCCCAGGTCGGCCAGCCGGTCGTGCAGCGCGGCCGTGGTGTCTCTGGGGCCGATGGCGGTCTTTTCGATGAGCAGCATGTCGCCCGTGTCCAGGCCGGCATCCATCTGCATGATGGTCACGCCCGTCTCGGCATCGCCCGCCTCGATCGCGCGGTGGATCGGTGCGGCGCCGCGCCAGCGCGGCAGCAGGCTGGCGTGGATGTTCAGGCATCCCAGTCCGCGGGCCCCCACGCTCCCCGCTGCGCGTGGTTCGCTGCCCCCCGGGGGGGCCTTCGCGCCTTCGGGCGGCCGTGCGGCGCTCATCCAGTCCAGCACCCATTGCGGCAGGATCAGGCCGTAGGCGGCCACCACCATGGCATCGGCCCCGGCGGCAACCAGCGCATCGCGCGCGGCGGTGGCGTCCTCGGGGTACTTGCCGTCCAGGCGCAGGCTGCGCGGCTGCGCCACGGCAATGCCATGCTCCAGCGCGCACTGCTTGACGGGCGAGGCCTGCAGCTTCATGCCTCGGCCAGCGGGGCGGTCGGGCTGGGTCAGGACGAGGGGAACGGTGAAGCCGGCGTCCAGCAGGCGCTGCAGGGCGACGCGGGCGAAGTCGGGCGTGCCGGCGAAGATGATCTTCATGAAGGCGATGCGGCGGGCGGCGTCAGAACCCCAGCAGGTCGCGGGGATCGGGCTCGTCCGTGAACATCACCTTCACCACCACGCCGCGCGGGTCGATGTGCACGTGGCCGAAGCGCCGGGTGCCCAGGTCGTCGCGGAAGCGGTAGGTCCAGATGTCGCCATCGAAGCGCGCCACGCGCTCCACCAGCATCGGCGGGCCGAAGGTGCGGCGCACGTCGTCCACCGTCCAGCCGGCCGGGATGCCGGCGAGGTTGTTGAAGGTCAGCACCTGGTCCGTTCGCACGAGCCGTCCGCCGGCGTCGAAGTCCATGTGATAGACCTGCCGGCCCGCGGGCTGGGTGGTGTACAGCAACCGTTCGCCGCCGCCGGGCAACGGCGTGACGGAGACCGGCGGGCCCAGGTTCTGCAGCACCTCGGCGCGCGAGGCGCCGGGCTTGACGAAGTCGGGCGAAGCGCAGGCAGTGAGCGCGAGCGCCATGCCGATGGCGGCCACGCCGCGCGCCAGGGAAGACAGGGAAAGGGAGCGCCAGGCGATCATGAGCGTGCCTCACGTTGTTGCTTGAGCATCTTGGTCTTGATGCGGTTGCGTTTGAGGGGCGAGAGATATTCGACGAACACCTTGCCCAGCAGGTGGTCCATCTCGTGCTGGATGCACACCGCCAGCAGGCCTTCGGCCTCGACCACGCGGGATTGGCCCTGGGCATCGAGCGCCCGCACATGGACCGAAGTCGATCGCTCCACGCCGTCGTAGATGCCGGGGACCGACAGGCAGCCTTCTTCGCCGACCGTCTTCTCGTCGCTGGCCCAGACGATCTCGGGGTTGATGAAGACCTGGGGCTGATCGTGCCCTTCGGAGACATCGATGACCACGATGCGTTCGTGCACGTCCACCTGCGTGGCGGCCAGGCCGATGCCGCTCGCGTCGTACATCGTGGCCGTCATGTCGTCCAGCAGCGCGCGCACGCGGTCGTCCACGGTTTGGACCGGCTTGGCGACGGTGTGCAGGCGAGGATCGGGGTAACAGAGAATAGGAAGAATAGCCATGGCGAGCCCGGAAAGATGTCGCTATTTTCGCCACTTTTGACGGGAGTGGCCGCCCGCCGCCGCAATAATCGTTGCCCAATCAAGGGCTTGGGCTGAGAATCCGAGAAGGTTTGTAACGTATCAACCGGCGAGTTTTGTGACCAACAAACACACGCTGGCGCCAGCGAGGGGCGTTTCGCAATGCATGACAAGAGGAACAACATGACGGCATCCACAGGCTTGCGACCCACGGCGTTGGGGGCGCTGGCTTTTCTGGCCGCAGCCCTGCTGACCAGCCCGGCGCATGCCCAGAACTACCCCGTCACCACGGATCAGCGGGCCACCGCCCAGCAGGTGGCATCCAGGGGCGTGCCGATGTCGGAACTGGCCGCCAACGCACCGGACACCTATGTCGTCAAGCGCGGCGACACCCTCTGGGGCATCTCCGGCATGTACCTGCAGCGCGCCTGGCGCTGGCCCGAACTCTGGGGCATGAACCTGCAGGCCATCCCCAATCCGCACCTCATCTTCCCCGGCCAGACGCTCTACCTGGAAAAGGTGGACGGCTATGCCCGCCTGCGCACCAGCCCGTCGGGCCAGGTGCCCAGCGACACCGTGCGCGTTTCGCCCCGCACCCGCACCGACAGCCTGGCAGGCACCGCACTGCCCACCCTGCAGCCCCACCTGATCGAGCCGTTCCTCGTCGAGCCGCTGGTGGTGGACGAACTCACGCTGCAGCAGGCCCCGCGCATCGTCGCCACGGTCGATGAACGCGTGCTCATGGCCAGCGGCGACCGGGCCTACGTGCGTGGCGCCACGGGCAATCCGCTGCGCTTGGGCCCTGGCGTGCCGCGCCAGTACCGCGTGTTCCGCAATGCCATCCCCATGAAGGACCCCGAGTCCGGCGAGATCCTGGGCTACGAAGCCCAGTACGTCGGCAAGGCCGAGCTGGTGCGTGGCGAGACCACCGAGGAAACGCGCGATTCCAAGGGCGAAGTCACGGTGGACGTGGTGCCCGCCACCGTGGACCTGAGCAGCGCCAAGGAAGAAATGCGCGCCGGCGACCGCCTGCTGCCCGCCCCCGCCCGCGGCTATGCCAGCTACACGCCGCGTGCGCCGCAGGCCCCGGTGGATGCGCGCGTCGTGTCGCTGTATGGCAGCTCTGCCGTGGCCTACGCCGCGCAGAACCAGGTGATCGCCATCAACCGCGGCACCCGTGACGGCATCGAGGCCGGCCATGTCCTCACGCTGCTCACCAAAGGCGAGCGCATCAAGGACAAGACCGACGAGGACAAGGTGATGATCAAGCTGCCCAGCGAGGCCAACGGCGTGGGCATGGTGTTCCGCACGTTCGATCGCGTCTCCTATGTGCTGCTGCTGCAGGTGCAGCAGGGCGTGCGGGTCGGCGACCGCCTCGTCAATCCGCAGTAACAAGCCCTGCGGCCCCTTGTCCAAGGGGGCGTCTTTGCTGACGCCCCTTGGAATACCTCTTTGACCTCCATGGATCGTGATGAATTGGCCGCCTGGCTGCGGCTGGCGCTCACGCCCGGCGTCGGCAATGGCGCCGCGCGCCGGCTGCTGGCCGCGTTCGGCCTGCCGCAAAACCTGTTCACCGCATCGCA encodes:
- a CDS encoding methionyl-tRNA formyltransferase — its product is MKIIFAGTPDFARVALQRLLDAGFTVPLVLTQPDRPAGRGMKLQASPVKQCALEHGIAVAQPRSLRLDGKYPEDATAARDALVAAGADAMVVAAYGLILPQWVLDWMSAARPPEGAKAPPGGSEPRAAGSVGARGLGCLNIHASLLPRWRGAAPIHRAIEAGDAETGVTIMQMDAGLDTGDMLLIEKTAIGPRDTTAALHDRLADLGGRMIVEALELAARGGLAATPQPAEGVTYAHKIEKAESAIDWALPAEAIGRRIRAFDPFPGASTTLDGEAIKVWSYEIDSTMPADSMPCGQILSVNDAGVTVACGHGTLRLTTLQRAGGKRLPVADFLRGFALAPGMVLGGGALAKARE
- the def gene encoding peptide deformylase; translated protein: MAILPILCYPDPRLHTVAKPVQTVDDRVRALLDDMTATMYDASGIGLAATQVDVHERIVVIDVSEGHDQPQVFINPEIVWASDEKTVGEEGCLSVPGIYDGVERSTSVHVRALDAQGQSRVVEAEGLLAVCIQHEMDHLLGKVFVEYLSPLKRNRIKTKMLKQQREARS
- a CDS encoding LysM peptidoglycan-binding domain-containing protein, whose product is MTASTGLRPTALGALAFLAAALLTSPAHAQNYPVTTDQRATAQQVASRGVPMSELAANAPDTYVVKRGDTLWGISGMYLQRAWRWPELWGMNLQAIPNPHLIFPGQTLYLEKVDGYARLRTSPSGQVPSDTVRVSPRTRTDSLAGTALPTLQPHLIEPFLVEPLVVDELTLQQAPRIVATVDERVLMASGDRAYVRGATGNPLRLGPGVPRQYRVFRNAIPMKDPESGEILGYEAQYVGKAELVRGETTEETRDSKGEVTVDVVPATVDLSSAKEEMRAGDRLLPAPARGYASYTPRAPQAPVDARVVSLYGSSAVAYAAQNQVIAINRGTRDGIEAGHVLTLLTKGERIKDKTDEDKVMIKLPSEANGVGMVFRTFDRVSYVLLLQVQQGVRVGDRLVNPQ